The following proteins come from a genomic window of Platichthys flesus chromosome 1, fPlaFle2.1, whole genome shotgun sequence:
- the znf280d gene encoding zinc finger protein 280C isoform X2 — protein sequence MSELFMECVEEELEPWQKQAHEVQMIEDDDDDDEPIFVGVLSNNQKSSGPLPQPPQASSAGIQEVKRPDPHPSISSSQIMVPLNITGNTVTTASPTLAPVTPQPVIVNNQGFIVTSPQLVNNPGFIASLGRQYPPGTSFAIVAAGQQQIFQQVSQGTIIPSAVHRPQVQQISNNIVTLSNVQSPTVYSTQLNQLKPNQPISLQTFSVPTKANNTDQTPVKRGLILQQTDIVGKKAKLNLDASGTLENGINTKCPKCHEEFTMPEALKFHINSCCIKVESTAPSAVNPGANKRIMLVSEFYYGQFDGDGSNMEVQKTNGTFKCQSCLKTLKNNIRFMNHMKHHLELEKQNSESWESYTTCQHCYRQYMTPFQLQCHIESAHSSVESSTICKICELAFESEQVLLEHMKDNHKPGEMPYVCQVCNYRSSFFSDVETHFRTVHENTKDLLCPFCLRVLKTSHMYMQHYMKHQKKGIHRCGKCRLNFLTYKEKIEHRTHFHKTFRKPKALEGLPPGTKVTIRASVSGKTPLAPTSPERPTVTVTPGITCIPSPAGSLVSVSKAKSNVTVAAKGKVTQSKKKEPRPSKLNLALRNLRINQGSHTCIECNAKVNDLFSHFPMVSNCGACKYKTSCKVAIGNHMIRYHSTITKNRYLKKESKKNASKLKLTIVCLNCDLLMDASIGGDLMSKHLNERPNHICKVIQEKDVKNRDRAQYVLEQPPKTVYLTATPFPPTPKEMDIKLEEKVSPKSFTVAAVDLILPTVDREKGSTGLCVDEDVKPKLPPTSSPPTSDGAFDVPVGDVPVGDSERAGVPEHGTGELQIKCE from the exons ATGTCTGAACTTTTTATGGAGTGTGTCGAGGAGGAACTGGAGCCGTGGCAGAAACAAGCTCATGAAGTTCAAATGattgaggatgatgatgatgatgacgaacCCATCTTCGTCGGAGTGCTCT CTAACAACCAAAAGAGCAGTGGGCCGCTGCCCCAACCTCCTCAGGCGAGCAGTGCAGGAATACAAGAAGTAAAGCGTCCTgatcctcatccttccattagCTCCTCACAAATAATGGTGCCACTGAATATCACTGGAAATACAGTGACTACTGCATCACCCACTCTGGCACCTGTCACGCCGCAACCTGTCATTGTAAATAACCAG GGCTTTATTGTCACTTCTCCGCAATTAGTGAACAACCCTGGGTTCATTGCCTCTCTTGGTCGGCAGTACCCCCCTGGGACTTCATTTGCAATCGTAGCAG CTGGTCAGCAGCAGATCTTTCAGCAGGTCAGTCAAGGCACAATCATACCCAGTGCTGTCCACAGGCCTCAGGTGCAACAAATCAGCAACAACATTGTGACGTTGTCTAATGTCCAGAGTCCCACTGTGTACTCAACACAACTAAATCAACTGAAACCCAACCAGCCGATCTCTCTTCAGACCTTCTCTGTGCCTACAAAGGCCAATAACACAG ATCAAACACCAGTCAAACGCGGATTGATACTGCAACAAACTGACATTGTAGGAAAAAAAGCGAAGCTCAATTTGG ATGCATCAGGCACACTGGAAAACGGCATCAATACAAAATGCCCCAAGTGTCATGAAGAATTCACAATGCCAGAAGCTTTGAAATTTCATATAAAT AGTTGCTGTATAAAGGTTGAAAGTACAGCTCCATCAGCCGTGAACCCGGGAGCAAACAAGCGCATCATGCTGGTCTCTGAGTTCTATTACGGCCAATTTGATGGAGATGGGAGCAATATGGAGGTCCAGAAGACCAACGGCACTTTCAAGTGCCAGAGCTGTTTGAAAACTCTCAAGAACAATATCAG GTTCATGAACCATATGAAACATcacctggagctggagaagcagaACAGTGAGAGCTGGGAAAGTTACACGACCTGCCAGCACTGCTACCGGCAGTACATGACTCCGTTCCAGCTGCAGTGCCACATCGAGAGCGCTCACAGCTCCGTGGAATCCTCAA CCATTTGCAAAATATGTGAGCTGGCGTTTGAGTCTGAGCAGGTGCTCCTGGAACACATGAAGGATAACCACAAGCCCGGGGAAATGCCTTATGTCTGccag GTGTGCAATTACAGGTCGTCCTTCTTCTCCGATGTGGAGACACATTTCCGAACTGTCCACGAAAACACGAAAGACCTGCTCTGTCCCTTCTGTCTCAGAGTTCTCAAAACGAGTCATATGTACATGCAGCACTACATGAAGCATCAG AAAAAAGGGATCCATCGCTGTGGAAAATGCAGACTGAACTTCCTCACCTACAAGGAGAAAATAGAGCACAGGACTCACTTCCACAAGACTTTCAGAAAACCTAAAGCCCTGGAGGGTCTTCCTCCGGGTACCAAG gTGACCATTAGAGCCTCCGTTTCAGGAAAGACGCCTCTAGCGCCAACCTCCCCTGAGCGACCTACCGTTACCGTCACTCCAGGAATAACGTGCATCCCTTCGCCTGCCGGCTCTCTAGTCAGTGTATCCAAGGCAAAGTCTAACGTGACTGTAGCTGCAAAAGGCAAAGTTACTCAGAGCAAGAAGAAAGAGCCTCGACCTTCCAAGCTCAACCTGGCCCTCAGGAATCTCAG AATTAATCAGGGGAGTCACACGTGTATCGAGTGCAACGCAAAAGTCAACGACCTATTTTCTCATTTCCCAATGGTTTCCAATTGTGGTGCGTGTAAATATAAGACAAGTTGCAAAGTTGCCATAGGGAATCACATGATCAG GTATCACAGCACCATCACCAAAAACAGATATTTGAAGAAGGAAAGTAAGAAAAATGCATCCAAACTGAA aTTAACTATCGTCTGTCTCAACTGCGACCTCCTCATGGATGCATCGATAGGCGGTGACCTGATgagcaaacatttaaatgaacgaCCAAATCACATATGCAAAGTCATTCAGGAGAAAG ACGTTAAAAACAGAGATCGAGC GCAATACGTCTTGGAGCAGCCACCAAAAACCGTGTACCTCACTGCGACACCTTTTCCTCCGACACCAAAGGAAATGGACATCAAACTAGAGGAAAAGGTCTCACCTAAAAGTTTTACTGTAGCTGCTGTTGATCTAATTTTACCAACAGTTGATCGGGAAAAGGGCTCCACAGGATTATGTGTCGATGAAGATGTAAAGCCGAAATTACCGCCGACTTCGTCTCCCCCGACATCAGATGGGGCTTTCGATGTGCCGGTGGGAGATGTGCCAGTGGGTGACTCAGAGAGAGCAGGTGTCCCTGAGCATGGGACTGGGGAACTGCAAATTAAATGCGAATGA
- the clec3a gene encoding tetranectin-like protein isoform X1 — MFGQKQTELGPMHGEYAGEAVQRDPLVSDMARLALPVFLLLCFSLLHLGSSRPSRSRKAVSARQSGDAAAEEDDLTSQLERLWLEVNSLKEMQALQTVCLRGIKAHRKCYLTIEEPKHYHEANEDCIAQGGTLATPRDMMENNELWDYAKRSAPGSKDFWIGVADIVKEGQYVDVNSLPVSFLHWDRSKKQPTGTKRESCVALSVAAQGKWYDEVCRNLKKYICEYVIP; from the exons atgtttggacaaaaacaaacagagttgGGGCCAATGCACGGGGAGTACGCAGGAGAAGCCGTACAGAGG GATCCACTGGTCTCAGACATGGCACGTCTGGCCCTCCccgtcttcctccttctctgcttctcCCTGCTCCACCTCGGCTCCAGCCGCCCGTCACGCAGCAGGAAGGCTGTGTCAGCTCGTCAGTCCGGAG atgcagctgcagaggaagatgatTTGACGTCCCAGCTCGAGAGGTTGTGGCTGGAGGTGAACTCACTGAAAGAGATGCAGGCGTTGCAGACAG tctgtCTCCGTGGCATCAAAGCTCACAGGAAATGTTACCTAACCATCGAGGAGCCCAAACATTACCACGAGGCGAATGAAGACTGCATCGCCCAGGGGGGAACCCTTGCGACGCCAAGGGACATGATGGAGAACAATGAACTGTGGGACTATGCAAAGAGGAGTGCTCCAGGATCCAAGGACTTCTGGATCGGCGTGGCAGACATAGTGAAAGAAGGCCAGTATGTTGATGTCAACAGCTTGCCCGTCAGCTTTTTACACTGGGACCGCTCCAAGAAGCAGCCCACTGGAACCAAGAGGGAGAGCTGTGTTGCCCTGTCAGTGGCTGCCCAGGGAAAGTGGTACGATGAGGTGTGTCGCAACCTGAAAAAGTACATCTGTGAATATGTCAtaccttaa
- the clec3a gene encoding tetranectin-like protein isoform X2, which translates to MFGQKQTELGPMHGEYAGEAVQRDPLVSDMARLALPVFLLLCFSLLHLGSSRPSRSRKAVSARQSGAAEEDDLTSQLERLWLEVNSLKEMQALQTVCLRGIKAHRKCYLTIEEPKHYHEANEDCIAQGGTLATPRDMMENNELWDYAKRSAPGSKDFWIGVADIVKEGQYVDVNSLPVSFLHWDRSKKQPTGTKRESCVALSVAAQGKWYDEVCRNLKKYICEYVIP; encoded by the exons atgtttggacaaaaacaaacagagttgGGGCCAATGCACGGGGAGTACGCAGGAGAAGCCGTACAGAGG GATCCACTGGTCTCAGACATGGCACGTCTGGCCCTCCccgtcttcctccttctctgcttctcCCTGCTCCACCTCGGCTCCAGCCGCCCGTCACGCAGCAGGAAGGCTGTGTCAGCTCGTCAGTCCGGAG ctgcagaggaagatgatTTGACGTCCCAGCTCGAGAGGTTGTGGCTGGAGGTGAACTCACTGAAAGAGATGCAGGCGTTGCAGACAG tctgtCTCCGTGGCATCAAAGCTCACAGGAAATGTTACCTAACCATCGAGGAGCCCAAACATTACCACGAGGCGAATGAAGACTGCATCGCCCAGGGGGGAACCCTTGCGACGCCAAGGGACATGATGGAGAACAATGAACTGTGGGACTATGCAAAGAGGAGTGCTCCAGGATCCAAGGACTTCTGGATCGGCGTGGCAGACATAGTGAAAGAAGGCCAGTATGTTGATGTCAACAGCTTGCCCGTCAGCTTTTTACACTGGGACCGCTCCAAGAAGCAGCCCACTGGAACCAAGAGGGAGAGCTGTGTTGCCCTGTCAGTGGCTGCCCAGGGAAAGTGGTACGATGAGGTGTGTCGCAACCTGAAAAAGTACATCTGTGAATATGTCAtaccttaa
- the znf280d gene encoding zinc finger protein 280C isoform X1, with product MSELFMECVEEELEPWQKQAHEVQMIEDDDDDDEPIFVGVLSNNQKSSGPLPQPPQASSAGIQEVKRPDPHPSISSSQIMVPLNITGNTVTTASPTLAPVTPQPVIVNNQGFIVTSPQLVNNPGFIASLGRQYPPGTSFAIVAAGQQQIFQQVSQGTIIPSAVHRPQVQQISNNIVTLSNVQSPTVYSTQLNQLKPNQPISLQTFSVPTKANNTDQTPVKRGLILQQTDIVGKKAKLNLDASGTLENGINTKCPKCHEEFTMPEALKFHINSCCIKVESTAPSAVNPGANKRIMLVSEFYYGQFDGDGSNMEVQKTNGTFKCQSCLKTLKNNIRFMNHMKHHLELEKQNSESWESYTTCQHCYRQYMTPFQLQCHIESAHSSVESSTICKICELAFESEQVLLEHMKDNHKPGEMPYVCQVCNYRSSFFSDVETHFRTVHENTKDLLCPFCLRVLKTSHMYMQHYMKHQKKGIHRCGKCRLNFLTYKEKIEHRTHFHKTFRKPKALEGLPPGTKVTIRASVSGKTPLAPTSPERPTVTVTPGITCIPSPAGSLVSVSKAKSNVTVAAKGKVTQSKKKEPRPSKLNLALRNLRINQGSHTCIECNAKVNDLFSHFPMVSNCGACKYKTSCKVAIGNHMIRYHSTITKNRYLKKESKKNASKLKLTIVCLNCDLLMDASIGGDLMSKHLNERPNHICKVIQEKADVKNRDRAQYVLEQPPKTVYLTATPFPPTPKEMDIKLEEKVSPKSFTVAAVDLILPTVDREKGSTGLCVDEDVKPKLPPTSSPPTSDGAFDVPVGDVPVGDSERAGVPEHGTGELQIKCE from the exons ATGTCTGAACTTTTTATGGAGTGTGTCGAGGAGGAACTGGAGCCGTGGCAGAAACAAGCTCATGAAGTTCAAATGattgaggatgatgatgatgatgacgaacCCATCTTCGTCGGAGTGCTCT CTAACAACCAAAAGAGCAGTGGGCCGCTGCCCCAACCTCCTCAGGCGAGCAGTGCAGGAATACAAGAAGTAAAGCGTCCTgatcctcatccttccattagCTCCTCACAAATAATGGTGCCACTGAATATCACTGGAAATACAGTGACTACTGCATCACCCACTCTGGCACCTGTCACGCCGCAACCTGTCATTGTAAATAACCAG GGCTTTATTGTCACTTCTCCGCAATTAGTGAACAACCCTGGGTTCATTGCCTCTCTTGGTCGGCAGTACCCCCCTGGGACTTCATTTGCAATCGTAGCAG CTGGTCAGCAGCAGATCTTTCAGCAGGTCAGTCAAGGCACAATCATACCCAGTGCTGTCCACAGGCCTCAGGTGCAACAAATCAGCAACAACATTGTGACGTTGTCTAATGTCCAGAGTCCCACTGTGTACTCAACACAACTAAATCAACTGAAACCCAACCAGCCGATCTCTCTTCAGACCTTCTCTGTGCCTACAAAGGCCAATAACACAG ATCAAACACCAGTCAAACGCGGATTGATACTGCAACAAACTGACATTGTAGGAAAAAAAGCGAAGCTCAATTTGG ATGCATCAGGCACACTGGAAAACGGCATCAATACAAAATGCCCCAAGTGTCATGAAGAATTCACAATGCCAGAAGCTTTGAAATTTCATATAAAT AGTTGCTGTATAAAGGTTGAAAGTACAGCTCCATCAGCCGTGAACCCGGGAGCAAACAAGCGCATCATGCTGGTCTCTGAGTTCTATTACGGCCAATTTGATGGAGATGGGAGCAATATGGAGGTCCAGAAGACCAACGGCACTTTCAAGTGCCAGAGCTGTTTGAAAACTCTCAAGAACAATATCAG GTTCATGAACCATATGAAACATcacctggagctggagaagcagaACAGTGAGAGCTGGGAAAGTTACACGACCTGCCAGCACTGCTACCGGCAGTACATGACTCCGTTCCAGCTGCAGTGCCACATCGAGAGCGCTCACAGCTCCGTGGAATCCTCAA CCATTTGCAAAATATGTGAGCTGGCGTTTGAGTCTGAGCAGGTGCTCCTGGAACACATGAAGGATAACCACAAGCCCGGGGAAATGCCTTATGTCTGccag GTGTGCAATTACAGGTCGTCCTTCTTCTCCGATGTGGAGACACATTTCCGAACTGTCCACGAAAACACGAAAGACCTGCTCTGTCCCTTCTGTCTCAGAGTTCTCAAAACGAGTCATATGTACATGCAGCACTACATGAAGCATCAG AAAAAAGGGATCCATCGCTGTGGAAAATGCAGACTGAACTTCCTCACCTACAAGGAGAAAATAGAGCACAGGACTCACTTCCACAAGACTTTCAGAAAACCTAAAGCCCTGGAGGGTCTTCCTCCGGGTACCAAG gTGACCATTAGAGCCTCCGTTTCAGGAAAGACGCCTCTAGCGCCAACCTCCCCTGAGCGACCTACCGTTACCGTCACTCCAGGAATAACGTGCATCCCTTCGCCTGCCGGCTCTCTAGTCAGTGTATCCAAGGCAAAGTCTAACGTGACTGTAGCTGCAAAAGGCAAAGTTACTCAGAGCAAGAAGAAAGAGCCTCGACCTTCCAAGCTCAACCTGGCCCTCAGGAATCTCAG AATTAATCAGGGGAGTCACACGTGTATCGAGTGCAACGCAAAAGTCAACGACCTATTTTCTCATTTCCCAATGGTTTCCAATTGTGGTGCGTGTAAATATAAGACAAGTTGCAAAGTTGCCATAGGGAATCACATGATCAG GTATCACAGCACCATCACCAAAAACAGATATTTGAAGAAGGAAAGTAAGAAAAATGCATCCAAACTGAA aTTAACTATCGTCTGTCTCAACTGCGACCTCCTCATGGATGCATCGATAGGCGGTGACCTGATgagcaaacatttaaatgaacgaCCAAATCACATATGCAAAGTCATTCAGGAGAAAG CAGACGTTAAAAACAGAGATCGAGC GCAATACGTCTTGGAGCAGCCACCAAAAACCGTGTACCTCACTGCGACACCTTTTCCTCCGACACCAAAGGAAATGGACATCAAACTAGAGGAAAAGGTCTCACCTAAAAGTTTTACTGTAGCTGCTGTTGATCTAATTTTACCAACAGTTGATCGGGAAAAGGGCTCCACAGGATTATGTGTCGATGAAGATGTAAAGCCGAAATTACCGCCGACTTCGTCTCCCCCGACATCAGATGGGGCTTTCGATGTGCCGGTGGGAGATGTGCCAGTGGGTGACTCAGAGAGAGCAGGTGTCCCTGAGCATGGGACTGGGGAACTGCAAATTAAATGCGAATGA